One Vibrio gallaecicus genomic region harbors:
- a CDS encoding DUF3389 domain-containing protein, with protein sequence MVITFKSGKIIVTAHELVVRLEGEHRVTLQAQVDSIQLIGNGANVISANGSECKWSIKLDNEQQLNQVSAELCCAII encoded by the coding sequence ATGGTTATTACTTTTAAAAGCGGAAAAATCATCGTCACTGCGCATGAACTTGTCGTTCGACTTGAAGGAGAGCATAGGGTCACCTTACAGGCTCAGGTTGATTCTATACAGTTAATTGGCAATGGGGCAAATGTAATATCGGCCAATGGTTCAGAGTGTAAATGGTCAATTAAACTTGATAATGAACAACAACTAAACCAGGTTTCTGCTGAATTGTGCTGCGCAATTATCTGA
- a CDS encoding ABC-ATPase domain-containing protein has product MDQLTAKLKKLEKQNYRAYQQIKGQYDFADFELHIDHIQGDPFASASRFRATRAWSLTGLDWLQGKSPAYQVAARDFIARSFAQFAKQESSISIALTGQTVLDNTAVVFTEHGIEIRFRINLPADGRSILAKKAINIITFYLPKFIRRATLERELDFDALVEHCETIEDQESLRKQLEANNLAAFVANGSVLPRIAGNCDFPMKDAVPFTAPESLSVSLKTPNKGMVTGLGIPKGITLIVGGGFHGKSTLLNAIERSIYNHIPGDGREGIVTNIDAMKIRAEDGRCVHNLNLSNYINHLPMGKDTSDFSTQDASGSTSQAAWLQESIEAGVQTLLIDEDTSATNFMIRDERMQALVSKGDEPITPLVDRIGQLRDQMGISTLVVMGGSGDYLDVADTVIQMHDYQAVDVTEKAQQVIAQHPSQRLNECETELATFTPRPFNRPCLMNILTDGKFRVTAKGKDSLRFGKEFTDLSALEQLESSSEVNAIGWAWFQFAQGIGWSDNPAKEFTEILSGEWHANMPAQGDLAKPRLLDVMAALSRMRKSQFKPSK; this is encoded by the coding sequence ATGGATCAGTTGACTGCAAAGCTGAAAAAGCTAGAAAAACAAAACTATCGTGCATATCAACAAATTAAAGGTCAATACGACTTTGCTGACTTTGAACTTCATATTGATCACATTCAAGGTGACCCATTTGCATCGGCTTCTCGTTTCCGAGCAACCCGAGCATGGTCTTTAACTGGGTTAGATTGGTTGCAAGGTAAATCTCCCGCTTATCAAGTTGCAGCTCGTGACTTCATTGCTCGTAGCTTTGCCCAATTTGCAAAACAAGAATCAAGCATTTCAATTGCACTTACTGGTCAAACTGTTTTAGACAACACAGCTGTAGTTTTCACTGAGCATGGAATTGAAATTCGATTCCGTATCAACTTGCCCGCTGACGGTCGTAGTATTCTGGCTAAGAAAGCAATTAACATTATTACCTTTTACCTGCCGAAGTTTATCCGCCGCGCAACACTTGAACGTGAGTTAGATTTTGATGCCTTAGTTGAGCACTGCGAAACAATTGAAGATCAAGAATCACTTCGCAAGCAACTAGAAGCGAATAATCTTGCTGCATTTGTAGCAAATGGCAGTGTTCTTCCCCGTATTGCCGGTAACTGTGACTTTCCAATGAAAGATGCCGTTCCTTTTACTGCTCCTGAGTCTTTGAGTGTTTCGCTAAAAACACCGAACAAAGGAATGGTAACAGGATTAGGTATTCCAAAAGGTATTACGCTGATTGTCGGTGGCGGCTTCCACGGTAAATCAACGTTACTGAATGCTATTGAACGTTCTATTTACAACCATATCCCAGGTGATGGTCGTGAAGGTATTGTAACGAATATTGATGCTATGAAGATCCGCGCTGAAGATGGTCGTTGTGTTCATAACCTAAACTTGTCGAACTACATTAATCACCTGCCTATGGGTAAAGATACGTCTGACTTTAGTACTCAAGATGCCTCTGGTTCAACATCGCAAGCGGCTTGGTTACAAGAATCAATTGAAGCTGGCGTGCAAACGCTTCTTATCGATGAAGATACTTCAGCGACTAACTTCATGATCCGTGATGAACGTATGCAAGCTCTTGTATCTAAAGGTGATGAACCGATTACTCCTTTAGTTGATCGTATCGGGCAGCTTCGTGATCAAATGGGCATTTCTACATTAGTCGTTATGGGTGGTTCTGGTGATTACCTAGATGTCGCTGATACCGTCATTCAAATGCATGACTACCAAGCGGTTGATGTAACGGAAAAGGCACAACAAGTTATTGCTCAGCACCCATCACAGCGTTTGAATGAATGTGAGACAGAATTAGCAACATTCACCCCTCGCCCATTTAACCGTCCATGCCTAATGAATATCTTAACTGATGGTAAGTTCCGCGTGACGGCGAAGGGTAAAGATTCACTTCGATTTGGTAAAGAGTTTACTGACCTTTCTGCCCTTGAGCAGTTAGAGTCATCATCTGAAGTGAATGCAATCGGCTGGGCTTGGTTCCAGTTTGCACAAGGAATTGGTTGGTCAGATAACCCGGCTAAAGAGTTCACTGAGATACTGTCTGGTGAATGGCATGCAAACATGCCTGCACAGGGTGATTTAGCGAAGCCTCGTTTACTTGACGTTATGGCGGCATTAAGCCGTATGCGTAAGTCTCAATTTAAACCATCAAAATAG
- a CDS encoding M48 family metallopeptidase: MTSWMKVASLVTLAGLTACSASPTGRNQLLLFSDQDMSQLGAQSFEQMKAEQPISKDAKTNQYVQCVANSITRHIPKQGFSEWEVVVFESDQVNAFALPGGKIGVYTGLLKVAVNEDQLATVIGHEIAHVIADHSNERLSQSQLANTGLQITNVAIGASEYSQYQGMTMAALGLGVQYGVILPYGRTQESEADIVGLDYMAKAGFDPRQSVNLWQNMAKASGGNQPPELLSTHPSHDTRIKDLQATIKTLPSYGATKPNCKA, encoded by the coding sequence ATGACGTCATGGATGAAGGTGGCTTCTCTTGTCACTTTAGCAGGCTTAACAGCATGTAGTGCATCACCTACTGGTCGCAATCAATTACTGCTTTTCTCAGATCAGGATATGTCACAGCTAGGTGCTCAATCTTTTGAACAAATGAAAGCAGAACAGCCAATAAGTAAGGATGCAAAAACCAACCAGTACGTTCAATGCGTTGCAAATAGCATCACACGACATATCCCTAAACAAGGATTCAGTGAGTGGGAAGTCGTGGTTTTTGAGAGTGATCAAGTCAATGCCTTTGCTTTACCTGGTGGTAAAATTGGTGTTTATACTGGCTTACTTAAAGTCGCAGTAAATGAAGATCAGCTAGCAACCGTAATTGGTCATGAAATTGCTCACGTAATTGCTGACCACAGTAATGAACGTCTGTCTCAATCTCAACTAGCGAATACTGGACTTCAAATTACTAATGTGGCGATTGGTGCTTCTGAATACAGCCAATACCAAGGTATGACAATGGCAGCACTGGGTTTAGGGGTTCAATATGGGGTTATTTTACCTTATGGAAGAACTCAAGAATCTGAAGCAGATATTGTAGGATTAGACTATATGGCGAAAGCCGGGTTTGATCCGAGACAGAGCGTTAACCTATGGCAGAACATGGCAAAAGCTTCAGGTGGCAACCAACCGCCAGAATTGCTATCAACGCATCCTTCTCATGATACTCGTATCAAAGACTTGCAAGCTACCATAAAAACGCTACCTAGCTATGGAGCGACCAAGCCTAATTGCAAAGCTTAA
- a CDS encoding DMT family transporter has protein sequence MKTSLITAVTLVAFAANSVLCRWALADQTIDPFSFSLIRLLSGAFTLIVILLSIHLYRYIKRESGKKNQPKPSKSLLGSIQVKAKPVVSLMVYMYGFSFAYIELGAGFGALILFVMVQFTMIAAHVLSGHSLSKSDTIGCMLSIFGLVYLLFPNDKNVQFDLTAIVLMAAAGIAWGFYTLGGKHSDQPLQSTTLNFVVASAISLLIALISCLFMLAMNWSPEGMLAVTSKGAGYAVLSGSVASGVGYTLWYYVVKKLATVVASVSQLSVPVIATLGGAVFLSEPITLHFIISSTIILIGILIVLLSPKKLSNGKT, from the coding sequence ATGAAAACAAGCTTAATCACAGCGGTTACGCTGGTGGCTTTTGCTGCTAACTCAGTGCTTTGCCGTTGGGCTCTCGCTGATCAAACGATAGATCCATTTAGCTTTTCATTGATCCGGCTGCTCTCTGGAGCATTCACTTTGATCGTTATTCTGCTATCAATTCACTTATATCGCTATATAAAAAGAGAGTCAGGTAAGAAAAACCAGCCTAAGCCATCTAAGAGTCTTTTAGGATCAATACAGGTAAAAGCTAAGCCAGTGGTTTCATTAATGGTTTACATGTACGGGTTCTCTTTCGCGTATATCGAACTAGGTGCCGGGTTTGGTGCGCTAATATTATTCGTGATGGTTCAATTTACAATGATTGCCGCGCATGTTTTATCAGGGCATTCACTATCAAAATCAGACACTATTGGATGCATGCTTTCCATTTTTGGTCTTGTTTATTTACTCTTTCCCAATGACAAAAATGTCCAGTTTGATTTGACTGCTATCGTATTAATGGCTGCCGCAGGCATTGCATGGGGCTTTTATACCTTAGGAGGTAAACATTCAGACCAACCACTACAGTCCACGACTTTGAACTTCGTTGTCGCTTCGGCCATTTCGTTATTGATTGCTCTTATATCGTGTTTGTTTATGCTGGCTATGAATTGGTCACCTGAAGGTATGTTAGCAGTAACCAGTAAAGGGGCAGGTTATGCAGTACTTTCAGGAAGTGTGGCTTCAGGAGTTGGATATACTTTGTGGTACTACGTGGTGAAAAAATTGGCAACCGTCGTAGCCTCTGTTTCTCAACTATCAGTACCAGTGATAGCGACCTTGGGTGGCGCTGTCTTTCTTTCTGAGCCAATTACTCTGCACTTCATCATTTCTTCAACAATCATATTGATTGGTATTTTGATTGTTTTACTTTCCCCAAAGAAGTTATCCAATGGCAAAACCTAA
- a CDS encoding hotdog fold thioesterase, with protein MSIWKKEVDLETLNATSKNTLIEHLNIIYTEVNDNSLVATMPVCHFTHQPLGMLHGGASVVLAETLGSLAANFCVSEDYYCVGLDINANHIRAMREGHVIGTAEPVHLGASTQVWQINITDERKRLVCTSRLTIAVKKHKKVNQ; from the coding sequence GTGAGCATTTGGAAAAAAGAAGTCGATCTAGAAACATTAAACGCCACATCAAAAAATACTTTGATTGAGCACCTCAATATTATTTATACAGAAGTGAACGACAATTCCTTAGTTGCAACTATGCCTGTATGCCATTTCACTCATCAACCTCTCGGTATGTTGCATGGTGGCGCTTCTGTTGTACTGGCTGAAACATTAGGTTCTTTAGCTGCAAACTTTTGCGTAAGTGAAGATTACTACTGTGTGGGTTTAGATATTAACGCTAACCACATTCGAGCAATGCGTGAAGGGCATGTGATTGGAACGGCAGAGCCTGTTCATTTAGGCGCCTCTACTCAAGTATGGCAAATCAATATTACTGATGAACGAAAAAGGTTAGTTTGTACCAGCCGATTAACCATTGCGGTTAAGAAGCATAAGAAAGTTAATCAATGA
- a CDS encoding sensor domain-containing phosphodiesterase → MKKVNTLDLEIPDNMRVGWQNIVDLLAQITDVPAALVMRVHPESIEVFSTSKTEGNPYNVGDSETLGNGLYCETVINSQQILTIPNAQKDPEWANNPDIQLGMISYCGIPLLWPNGESFGTICILDSEENHYTPTYIKLLESFRVSIESQLTTLFQHAKLVQMNKELKSRVHTRTKDLASLNYSLSQEIDKRKAAEQKIYYQKSHDLGTGFLNRNTFEAHLNHQLLSKVRAPEQSFAVIHIGFTNGRRIQARYGYKALDKVLVEYRERLDCINDMDVIIGRPTSVDLAIAFSVKDLQHRLDELCNHLVEIGHSEFMIDSDKVHLHAFIGIATSNIDDDAESILQKASEAMIACKDSGQKFAYYSQSHSETQTHINKLESYLLQAVRNDDLMLYFQPKVCPVTHKWIGAEALLRWRHPVLGDISNETLIHMAEQNGLIFEVGSFVLRAAIEKAKEWSEYVDNFKMAVNVSAVQLKNAQFADQVIHLLETYHLPPHFLELEVTESGLIADEVVAKNTLDSLHQIGVTLSLDDFGTGYASFSYLKKFPFDFIKIDKSFIDQMQSSTDDVEIVRSIIQIAKKLDLKVVIEGIESEFQEQFIIKEGCDVGQGYLYGKPMPCQEFEQSLINQNYLGSTQYALT, encoded by the coding sequence ATGAAGAAAGTTAATACTTTAGACTTAGAAATCCCAGACAATATGAGAGTTGGATGGCAAAACATTGTCGACCTACTGGCACAGATAACAGATGTTCCTGCGGCTTTAGTGATGAGGGTTCATCCAGAGTCGATTGAAGTGTTTTCCACCAGTAAAACCGAAGGGAATCCCTATAATGTTGGTGATTCTGAAACGTTAGGCAATGGCCTGTATTGTGAAACCGTTATCAACAGCCAACAAATCTTAACCATTCCGAATGCTCAGAAAGACCCTGAATGGGCGAATAACCCCGATATACAACTTGGTATGATTTCGTATTGTGGAATTCCATTGCTGTGGCCTAACGGTGAAAGCTTTGGCACCATTTGTATATTAGACAGTGAAGAAAATCATTATACACCCACCTATATAAAGCTCCTCGAAAGCTTTCGCGTATCAATTGAGTCCCAGTTAACGACATTATTCCAACATGCCAAACTGGTACAAATGAATAAAGAATTGAAGAGTCGTGTCCACACCCGAACAAAAGATCTTGCCAGTTTAAATTACTCTTTAAGCCAAGAAATTGATAAGCGAAAAGCTGCAGAGCAAAAGATTTATTATCAAAAAAGTCATGATTTAGGGACAGGATTTCTTAATCGGAATACTTTTGAAGCACACCTTAACCACCAACTTCTTTCCAAAGTTCGTGCACCCGAGCAATCATTTGCTGTGATTCATATTGGTTTTACCAACGGACGTCGCATTCAAGCGCGTTACGGTTACAAAGCATTAGATAAGGTTCTAGTTGAGTATCGTGAAAGATTAGACTGTATCAATGATATGGACGTCATTATTGGGCGACCAACTTCGGTAGACTTAGCTATTGCCTTCAGTGTTAAAGATTTACAGCATAGACTAGACGAGTTATGTAACCATTTAGTCGAAATTGGTCATTCTGAGTTTATGATCGACAGCGATAAGGTCCACCTTCATGCATTCATAGGGATTGCGACCAGTAATATTGATGATGATGCAGAGTCCATATTGCAAAAAGCCAGTGAAGCGATGATTGCATGTAAAGATTCAGGTCAAAAATTCGCGTACTACTCCCAATCTCATTCTGAAACTCAAACTCATATCAATAAGCTGGAAAGTTATCTGCTACAAGCGGTTAGAAACGACGATTTAATGTTGTATTTCCAACCAAAAGTTTGCCCTGTTACGCACAAATGGATTGGTGCAGAGGCACTGCTTAGGTGGCGTCATCCAGTCCTTGGTGATATCTCTAATGAAACCTTAATTCATATGGCTGAACAAAATGGACTAATCTTTGAAGTTGGTAGTTTTGTGCTACGTGCAGCGATAGAGAAAGCAAAAGAATGGTCGGAGTATGTTGATAACTTTAAGATGGCAGTAAATGTATCTGCGGTACAGCTTAAAAACGCACAGTTTGCTGATCAAGTTATTCACTTACTGGAAACGTATCATTTGCCACCACACTTTCTTGAACTCGAAGTAACAGAAAGCGGTCTGATTGCCGATGAAGTTGTCGCAAAGAATACCCTTGATTCATTGCATCAAATAGGAGTGACATTGTCACTTGATGATTTCGGGACTGGCTATGCCTCGTTCAGTTACTTGAAAAAATTCCCTTTCGACTTCATCAAAATTGATAAAAGCTTTATTGACCAAATGCAAAGCTCTACTGATGATGTTGAAATTGTACGCTCAATTATCCAAATCGCTAAGAAGCTAGATTTAAAAGTCGTTATCGAAGGTATTGAATCTGAATTTCAGGAACAATTCATTATCAAAGAAGGCTGCGACGTTGGACAAGGTTACCTCTACGGCAAACCTATGCCATGCCAAGAATTTGAGCAGAGTTTGATCAACCAAAACTACTTAGGGTCTACTCAATACGCTTTAACCTAG
- a CDS encoding DNA-J related domain-containing protein, with translation MSENQSISATFQSHMENPLLWPILEVLRGAPSGWKVHTLAAHLNDLGLMPLLDSVPEKDLFKRNFLIMNALYQLQETLYPDNWLQVQAMDIELIANLKSNQNAIDHEDPLRDYYVHWHNYEADEGEVKRLLNEFWTRYRKFVGSTNGVDMDRAKALSLFELPMDATQVEIRKRWRKLALKWHPDRDQGNTSKFRVLCEAWNILRH, from the coding sequence ATGTCAGAAAATCAGAGTATTAGTGCGACATTTCAGAGCCATATGGAGAACCCATTACTGTGGCCTATTTTAGAAGTGCTAAGAGGAGCGCCATCTGGTTGGAAAGTTCATACTCTTGCTGCTCATTTGAATGATCTCGGTTTAATGCCACTTTTAGACAGTGTCCCTGAAAAGGACCTCTTCAAGCGAAATTTCCTTATCATGAATGCCTTGTACCAATTGCAAGAAACCTTATATCCAGATAACTGGTTACAGGTACAAGCGATGGATATTGAGTTAATAGCAAACTTAAAGTCTAACCAAAATGCGATTGATCATGAAGATCCTTTACGTGACTATTATGTGCATTGGCACAATTACGAAGCGGATGAAGGTGAAGTGAAACGGCTTCTTAATGAATTTTGGACTCGATACCGTAAATTTGTGGGGAGCACAAATGGTGTGGATATGGATAGAGCCAAAGCTTTAAGCCTATTTGAATTACCGATGGACGCAACTCAAGTTGAAATTCGTAAGCGCTGGCGTAAATTAGCCTTAAAATGGCACCCTGACAGAGACCAAGGAAACACGTCTAAATTCAGAGTTCTGTGTGAGGCATGGAATATTTTGCGCCATTAA
- a CDS encoding isopenicillin N synthase family dioxygenase — protein MKLETVDYLADDAAEQFVRSLRETGFGVLKNHPIPKELVESIYENWYQFFMSEEKEKFHFNVETQDGYFPPSVSEIAKGHSVKDIKEYFHVYPWGQMPEDLKEQILDYYQRANAFAQELLGWVEAYAPQDVQDKFSIALSEMINGSEQTLLRVLHYPPMQGDEEPGAIRAAAHEDINLLTVLPAANEPGLQVKSKEGDWLDVPCDFGNLIINIGDMLQEASGGYFPSTTHRVINPSGARQEKSRISLPLFLHPKPEVVLSENYTANEYLMERLRELGVI, from the coding sequence ATGAAACTGGAAACTGTCGATTACCTTGCTGACGATGCTGCAGAACAATTCGTACGCTCACTACGTGAAACTGGATTTGGAGTTCTGAAAAATCACCCGATACCAAAAGAGTTAGTTGAGTCAATTTACGAAAATTGGTATCAATTCTTTATGTCTGAAGAGAAAGAAAAATTTCACTTCAATGTTGAGACACAAGATGGTTATTTTCCACCATCAGTGTCGGAAATTGCTAAGGGTCACAGCGTTAAAGACATTAAAGAATACTTCCATGTATACCCTTGGGGTCAAATGCCTGAAGATCTAAAAGAACAGATTTTAGATTACTATCAGCGCGCGAATGCTTTCGCTCAAGAGCTGCTAGGTTGGGTTGAGGCTTATGCTCCACAAGATGTTCAAGATAAGTTTTCTATCGCACTTTCAGAAATGATTAACGGCAGCGAACAAACTCTACTTCGTGTTCTTCATTATCCGCCAATGCAAGGTGATGAAGAGCCAGGTGCAATTCGTGCAGCAGCGCATGAAGACATTAACCTGTTAACTGTTTTGCCTGCGGCTAATGAACCGGGTTTACAAGTTAAGTCTAAAGAAGGCGACTGGTTAGATGTACCTTGTGATTTTGGTAACTTAATTATTAACATTGGTGACATGCTACAAGAAGCTTCTGGTGGTTATTTCCCGTCAACGACTCACCGTGTTATTAATCCATCAGGTGCTCGCCAAGAGAAATCTCGTATCTCCCTGCCGCTTTTCTTGCATCCAAAACCAGAAGTTGTTTTGTCCGAAAACTACACAGCGAATGAATACTTGATGGAACGTTTAAGAGAATTAGGCGTAATCTAA
- a CDS encoding SgrR family transcriptional regulator, whose protein sequence is MSSPRLRVQFETLFKHCDGKDTDIQLEEITDVLCCTRRNARIVLNKLEEEGWIEWHPAAGRGKLSKLNFKQNRNDVSENLARRYLEEGKIGQALTVLDSDAGKLTQVIQRYLGVQYQEGEQVIRLPYYRPLSMLNPSKSMRRSEQHIACQVFSGLTRLDDHDKLQPDLAHTWQSVSDTHWRFYLRPGVRFHNGEPLLTEHVVVNLLALESLNMFSHIKDVTSSENWVVDVFLTRPDKHFPLALTESSAKITLPQSLRGEDYDLKPIGTGPYRIEANNEKRLVLHAFDGYFGFRPLVDRVEVWVVDEAYSSMVYPSLSKPVMADRGESDEVELDPGCTYLLLNRRSGIATDPRWAIFLSNALNASDLFAHIPKEKVIDLGVLHAYGLKPGWYDIKLSPVEAPPTNNKQITVAYHFQHPMFPILAKAIAKVLKSYGVAVEFITYDHTLPEPENVDVWIKPMGISNNRDDALAGWLMDYSDIELLSPLDDFDQWCQLVDQWRAGEHDAFPARQLGKQLVNSYQLIPMFHCWLGVNKDQCGTLQNAKCNALGWFDFSQVWVKPELNRLSS, encoded by the coding sequence ATGAGCAGCCCAAGACTCCGCGTTCAATTCGAAACGCTATTCAAACATTGCGATGGTAAAGATACAGACATCCAGCTTGAAGAAATTACGGATGTTTTATGTTGTACACGCCGAAACGCGAGAATCGTCCTCAATAAGTTAGAAGAGGAAGGTTGGATTGAGTGGCATCCTGCTGCTGGGCGAGGGAAGTTATCTAAACTTAACTTCAAGCAAAACCGTAATGATGTTAGCGAAAACCTTGCTCGACGTTACTTGGAAGAAGGCAAAATTGGTCAAGCACTGACAGTATTAGATAGTGATGCAGGGAAACTAACGCAAGTTATCCAACGTTATTTAGGCGTTCAATATCAAGAGGGGGAGCAGGTGATTCGCTTGCCTTATTATCGACCTCTTTCAATGTTAAACCCATCCAAATCTATGCGCCGCTCAGAGCAGCATATAGCTTGTCAGGTATTCAGCGGTTTAACTCGCCTTGATGATCATGACAAATTACAGCCAGATCTTGCGCACACATGGCAATCAGTGTCTGATACTCACTGGCGTTTTTACCTTAGACCAGGGGTTCGATTCCATAATGGTGAACCGCTTTTAACTGAGCATGTAGTGGTTAATCTTCTGGCTTTAGAGTCTCTGAACATGTTTTCGCACATTAAAGATGTGACCTCTTCAGAAAACTGGGTTGTAGATGTATTTTTAACCCGCCCTGATAAACATTTCCCATTAGCTTTAACTGAATCAAGTGCCAAAATTACTTTACCTCAAAGTTTACGTGGCGAAGACTATGATCTTAAACCGATAGGTACTGGACCGTATAGAATTGAAGCTAATAATGAAAAGCGCCTCGTTCTGCATGCTTTTGATGGTTACTTTGGCTTTAGACCTTTAGTTGACCGAGTGGAAGTATGGGTTGTCGATGAAGCCTACTCTTCTATGGTTTATCCAAGCTTGTCTAAGCCAGTAATGGCAGATAGAGGGGAGAGTGATGAAGTCGAGCTTGATCCAGGTTGTACCTATTTATTGCTTAATCGAAGATCTGGTATTGCGACCGATCCACGATGGGCAATCTTCTTATCCAATGCACTAAACGCATCTGACCTATTTGCGCACATTCCTAAAGAAAAAGTTATCGATTTAGGTGTACTGCATGCTTATGGCTTAAAACCAGGTTGGTATGATATTAAATTAAGCCCAGTGGAAGCGCCGCCAACTAACAACAAACAGATCACAGTTGCTTACCACTTCCAGCATCCAATGTTTCCAATTTTGGCGAAAGCAATTGCCAAAGTATTGAAATCATACGGTGTGGCAGTTGAATTCATCACTTATGATCACACCCTTCCAGAACCTGAAAATGTGGATGTTTGGATAAAGCCAATGGGTATATCGAATAACCGTGATGATGCGCTTGCTGGCTGGTTGATGGATTACAGCGACATTGAATTATTGAGCCCTTTGGATGATTTTGACCAGTGGTGCCAGTTAGTTGATCAATGGCGAGCCGGTGAGCATGATGCATTTCCAGCTAGACAACTAGGCAAGCAGCTAGTTAATAGTTATCAGCTAATTCCTATGTTTCACTGTTGGCTGGGTGTAAATAAAGATCAGTGTGGTACGTTGCAAAATGCTAAGTGTAATGCGCTTGGCTGGTTTGATTTTAGCCAAGTGTGGGTTAAGCCAGAATTGAACCGATTAAGTTCATAA
- a CDS encoding DUF2238 domain-containing protein, with amino-acid sequence MTHLPIRQNQTLLMLSALYFTVLVFSAISPLSRAVWLAEIIPAIGILFGIFWASTKHTFSKTAYMLMFIWLILHTIGSKYTFSEVPFDWFNNLIGSERNNFDRVAHFSIGLYAYPLAEFLMRKKHCKPTVAVLFSLFAIMSVAAGYEIIEWWYAAIAGGDEGIAFLGSQGDIWDAQKDMLCDTSGALVSLVLLKVQGRIKE; translated from the coding sequence ATGACTCATCTTCCAATTCGCCAAAATCAAACATTATTAATGTTGTCAGCACTGTATTTTACTGTGTTGGTATTTAGCGCAATTTCCCCGCTCTCGCGAGCAGTTTGGTTGGCCGAAATAATTCCCGCTATCGGGATCCTTTTTGGGATCTTCTGGGCTTCAACCAAACATACCTTTTCAAAGACAGCTTACATGCTTATGTTCATATGGCTCATACTCCATACTATTGGATCTAAGTACACATTTTCAGAAGTCCCTTTCGATTGGTTTAACAACTTAATTGGCTCAGAAAGAAATAATTTTGATCGGGTAGCTCATTTTTCTATAGGGTTATACGCTTACCCGCTCGCTGAGTTCCTTATGCGTAAGAAGCACTGTAAACCAACGGTTGCTGTCTTATTTTCTCTATTCGCGATCATGAGTGTAGCTGCTGGCTATGAGATAATTGAGTGGTGGTATGCTGCTATTGCTGGTGGAGATGAAGGGATTGCGTTTCTTGGATCTCAAGGTGATATTTGGGACGCACAAAAAGATATGTTATGTGACACTTCAGGGGCATTAGTTTCACTAGTGCTTTTGAAGGTACAAGGTCGAATCAAAGAATAG